In Candidatus Moanabacter tarae, the genomic stretch GGTGATAGGCTGGTCAAAATCAGTTGGGGTTTGATGGATAAAATTTGTGAGTGTCTAAGATGTCGGAAATAGTTGCTTATTTACTGAATTAGATTCTGTTTTTGCAATGGATTGCGAGAGTGGACACGCAAAGCGAAATCTGATTTTCTCATTGCTAGGAGTCCGGCGGTTAAGCTTTGCTACAGCTGTTTGAGTCAATTGGTAAAAAAGAATGGATAATCTAACCTAATGAATCCCTTTAGATGGAGACTTCACTGGCAGATCCTGTTGGCCCTCGGGTTAGCCACTGTTTGTGTTGTAATTGTAAGGGCATTGGGGATCGAGAATACCGATTTCTCTAGAGGATTGGAGGCATCTTGCCGTTTTGGGGGTGATCTATTTAAGAATGCCCTGAAGATGATCGTAGTTCCGTTGATCATCTCTTCTATCATCAGCGGCATGATGAGTCTGGGAGCGGACCGTAATGTGGGTCGGATCGGGTTCAAGGTACTTATTTACTATGGTATAACCGGCCTACTTGCGATACTTATCGGTCTCTTCTTGGTTAATACCATACGTCCGGGTGTAGTCGACGAAAGTCTATCCGAACTCATTAAAGGGCAAGCACAAGATGCGGACGAATTCATCGGAAAAATAGAGGGTCGTGGTCCCGCAGATATCGTAGGCATCGTACACCGAATGTTTCCTCCCAATATTTTTCAGGCGGCAACCGACAATGGGCAACTTTTGGGAATTATCACCTTCAGTCTCTTTTTTGGATTCTTCATCAGTAAACTTCCCGAGCGTCCACGGCAGTTTCAATTCGAATTATGGAAAAGCATTCAGCAAGTGATGATGTTGATCACGAATCTGATCATTAAATTTGCACCTATCGGCGTCTTTGGACTTGTAACCCCTATTATCCTGAGAACCGGCTTCGATGCTATTTTACCACTTTTTAAGTTTTTTCTCACAGTCTTGCTGGGACTTTCGATTCATTTTTTTGTTACTCTAGGAGTGCTCCTAAAGCTGGTTGGTCGAGTACAGCCATTTCAGCATTTTCGCACAATGGTGCCTGCCTTGTTAACTGCATTTTCCACAGCATCTTCTGCTTCAACCTTACCGGTCACCATGGAGACCGTTGAAAAACAGGCAGGAGTCTCTCCTAGAACAGCTAGTTTCACTCTTCCTCTTGGTGCTACCGTAAACATGGATGGAACAGCACTCTATGAGTGTGTTGTGGTGATCTTTATTGGACAGATATATGGGTTTGAAATGGGGTTTTCAACTCAACTTACGATTCTTGTGCTGGCTCTAGTGACCTCAGTTGGAGTGGCCGGCATCCCAGCCGCGAGTCTAGTTGCAATAACCCTTATTCTTGGGGTGGTAGGTTTACCTATTGAGGCTGTTGGATTAGTTTGGGTGACTGATCGATTGCTCGACATGTGTCGTACCTCTGTAAATGTGTTTAGCGACACTTGCGGAGCCGTTATCATCGCAAAATCAGAGGGAGAAAAGGGGATTTATGGAGATGAAAAAGTAGCACCTAAATGAGGCGCTGACCTTTTATGGTTTGTTCATTTCTTGATCACTAGTATTCGATCACAGAATTCTATCGTGTCCTGAACGATCTTTGGCCCTGAATAAACAAAATGTTGCCTCATGATTCTTGTGTTAGATGAAATTTCAACTCCAAGCAGACTATCAGCCAACAGGTGATCAACCCCAGGCAATCGATGCGCTTGTCCGATCTGTGGGTGAGGGTAACCGTTATCAGACTCTTCTTGGAGTGACGGGATCTGGCAAGACATTCACAATGGCGAATGTGATCGAGGCACTCCAGCGTCCGACGTTGATTATTTCTCACAACAAGACGCTTGCGGCACAATTGTATTCGGAATTTAAAGGGTTTTTTCCCAATAACGCAGTCGAGTATTTTGTCAGTTATTACGACTACTATCAGCCAGAGGCTTACATTCCCCAAACAGACACTTACATCGAAAAGGATTCATCGATCAATGACGAGATTGAAAGACTTCGCATTTCTGCCACAAGTTCTCTTATCAGTCGTCAGGATGTGATCGTGGTGGCTAGTGTGTCTTGTATTTATGGCCTGGGCTCTCCGGAGGATTTTTCGGAACTGATGATTCCTATTCAGGTGGAGGAAAAATTTGGGAGGGATCAATTTCTAGAACGGCTGGTTGACAACCTTTATGAGCGAAACGACATCAAATTTGCCCGGGGGGGGTTTCGAGTCCGGGGTGATACAATTGATGTTTTCCCAGCCTATATGGAAACGGCTGTTAGAATCGAATTTTGGGCTGACACAGTTGAGAGCATTAAGGAATTGGATCCTCTGACTGGAAAGACTGGGCAGCATTTTAACGGGTTCCACCTCTATCCGGCAAATCAGTTTATAACTCCAAAGCACAAGATCGAACAGGCCAAGGAAGGAATTCGAAAAGAGCTGGAAGATAGAGTTGCTGAATTCGAAAAAAACAATCGTTTATTGGAGGCGCAGCGCCTTCGAATGCGGACTGAGTATGATCTTGAAATGCTGGGAGAGATGGGATTTTGCAGCGGAATTGAAAACTATTCCCGCCATCTCTCAGGCCGTAAGGCAGGTGAGAGACCGTGGTGCCTGATCGACTTTTTCCCGAAGGAATTTATCCTTATTATTGATGAGAGCCATGCTACTGTCCCGCAAATAGGAGCGATGTATCGAGGAGACCGATCTCGAAAAGAAAAGCTTGTCGAATATGGCTTTCGTCTTCCCAGTGCACTCGACAATCGTCCTCTCAAAGTAGAAGAATTCAACAAAATGACAGGGTTAACGATCTTTGTTTCTGCAACACCCGCAGCCTTTGAAATGCAGGTCTCAAACACTGTCGTAGAGCAGATCATTCGCCCCACGGGTTTACTAGATCCTCTCATAGAGGTGCGGGAGGCTCAGGGGCAGGTAGAAGATCTGATTGAAGAAATACACCATGCTGTTAAAGAAGGGGAAAGAGTTCTAGTTACAACTTTGACTAAAAGGATGTCTGAAGACTTAACTGCTTATTTGCGCGAAAGGGCGATTAGGGTGGAGTATCTTCATAGTGACATCGATGCAATTGAGCGAATAGAGATTCTGCGTAATTTGCGTCGCGGAGACTTTGATGTGTTGGTGGGGATAAATCTTTTAAGGGAAGGATTGGACTTACCAGAGGTAGCTTTGGTAGCCATTCTGGATGCTGATAAGGAAGGTTTCCTTCGCAATCGAACCAGCCTGATACAGACGGCAGGGAGGGCGGCCAGACATGAAAGGGGACGAGTTATTCTGTATGCCGATGACTTAACTGAGTCGGTCAGGCAAACTCTTGAAATCACGAATGATCGTCGAAAAAAACAGACGGAGTACAATGAAAGGCACGGAATTATTCCCCAGAGTGTCAAGAGAGGCGATCAGGCAAGTCTTCATGTCAACGACCGAGTTGAAGATGGTGATCCGGTAAGTGTAAAAAAAGCCGGGGGGGATAAAGAAGTGGCCGCCGTAATTGCTGAAACTGAGTCAGAAATGCTTGAGGCAGCTGATGCCCTGGAGTTCGAGCGAGCCGCTCTTTTACGGGATCAAATTGATCTTTTGAGGAAGGGAAGGACCGACAAGTCGCGCAAGGCTTTACGGCCGAGTAGATATCGGAGATAGAGTTACAGCAGCAACTAGGTAATCCAGTAGATGAGCGTGCGAGAGACGGGCTTTTTTAATAAAAACATGGGTCTAATATGGTTCCGTTCCTAGGTCTCCCTTCTTCAGTGTAATAGCCTTCACGGTGAAACGTAATTACTGCAGAGCAGATGTCTATATTCCCCCTGGACAATAAGGCTACGGGATCTTCAACGGTTGCTTTTTCACCTAAATCCACTGGTTCAGAGGCTATAAAACTTTTTGATTAGGGACCCATGCCTGAGGAGCAATTCCTTCAAGGTGGGTTTTGACATCAACGACAACCGGTCGGTTGCTATTAAACGCTCTATCGAGAGCACTCGAAAGATCACCCGGTTTTCGGACGGTAATTCCAACACAGCCCATGGATTCGGCAATCGCGGCGAAGTCGTTTTCGCCGAAGAGCCAGAGCTCATCGGAACCGAAGGTTTGACCTCCATAAATAGCCTCATTCCCGTGTTTCTCCTGATTCAAAGAATGGTTATTGTTGACCACCGTGACTGTGTTGATACCGCACCTAACAGCTGTTTCCAGTTCCGACAGATGGTACCAGATACCTCCGTCACCTGTGAAACAAAGTACCGGGCGATCAGGACTGGCGCATTTGGCTCCCATTGCTGCGGGCAGACCCCAGCCCAGCGAACCGGCACAACGTATATAGAGTTGGTTGGAGTGCCTAAGGTCAAGCATAGTACCGGTCCAGATTCCTGAATGGCCCGTGTCCGATACCAGGATCGTGTCAGAAGGAAGAGATTCGCTCAATTCCCGGCAAAGTCGTTCTGGCCGTATCGGAATAACATCTGAATTGTACAAATTACTGATACTTTCTTTCCATGTTTTGACCAAGGCCTGGACTCGTTTGACCCAGTCGGTTCTGGGTTCAGTGGTCTCCGTATGGGTAATCATCCTCCGGAGAGTATTTCGGACGTCTCCATGAAGCCCAACTTTGATAGGGTAGTTACGTCCCAGTTCTTCCGGATTGATGTCGAGTTGGATAATGGGAGTGCCTTGGGGTGGAATGGTATAACCGTTTGTTACCTGTCCTCCGGTGTGGCTACCGATGAAAAAGACCAGGTCTGCTTCGCACAGAACTTGGTTGGCACAGGCGCGTGAGTAGGAACCGGGGACGCCTACGGCTAGTGGATGGTCGCACGGAAACATTGCCTTGGCATTTAGAGAAGTAGCTACTGGTATAGAAAGCTTTTGTGCAAGCTCTACAAGCTCGGCGCTGGAACCGGATGCAGTCACTCCGCCTCCGGCTACAATGACCGGTCGCATGGCTCGGATCAGCAATTGAAGAGCTTTCTCGATACTCTCGATCTGTGCTTCTGGCCGTAAAGGAGGAACATGGGAGAACATCTCCTCGATTATGACCTCAAGATCCGCTTTTTCTTCGACGACCGCTTGTCCGGCAAGACCTTCCATATCCAAATGGACCGGACCTGGAGTTCCTGAAGTAGCGGAACGGAATGCCTGGCGCAGATAAAAAGGTAGTTGCTCCAGATGGGAGACAAAGGCACTGTATTTAGTTACAGCTGAAAACGGACCGACATGATCGACTTCCTGGTAAGCGTGACGTTTTTGACTGATCTGATTTTCGCGGCCTGTCAGGGCAACGACAGGGGAACACGCGAGGTAGGCATCTTGTAGACCGGCCGCTAGATTAACAGCTCCTACCGACTGGGCCATGCAGAGCCCTGGTCCACGACGTACTCTCGCGTAAGCATCAGCCATATAGGCAGCGGGCTTTTCTCCGTGAGTTTGGACGCGGGTAATTCCCAGTCTCTCCATTTCCATAAGCGCCCTCGGAGCGATATAGGGCATGAAAAAAACGTGGCTTATTCCTATTTTTTGGATCGTTTCAGCTATGAATCGAGCCCCTGTTATTTTAGCCATGCTTAATTTTTAGAAGTTATGGTTTTGTCAATGATTGTACAGACTTAGTTTAGATTGTTAAGTTGAAACTAGGTCGTACAATTTAATTTGGCAACGGTATCTAGGACTTTGAGGATGGTACCTCGGGATGGGGTGAGGTCTTTTCGCTAGCAACATAGTGAAAGATGATGCAGACCTTGTGATTTGTGTGGTGCAAGGGTCATTGAGGGTTAAATTTTCTATTTTCAAAATACGACTTATAATTCTGACCCTACCTAAAGCCACCTATGGGACTTTTTTCAAAAAGACTTTATCTGTTTTCTTCAGAATAAGCGAGGAACTCATGGACATCCTCAAAGGCGCTTAAAACAATCTACACCGGCGCGGGCTGAGTTTCCCAACAACATGTAATCGGTCCCGTAGGTTTGAAAGGTAAAGCCTTGCTCATGTCGCTGGCGCAGTTCCTCAGGTGATCCGGCTCCTATCCCAATTGCTACTTTGTTCTTACGACATAGGGCAAGTGCTTCTGCAATCGCTTCATCAACCTCTTCGAATGGCTGGTACATTGGGTTCAAACCAAGGGACAAACAGAGATCGTAGGCCCCGACTAATAGAGCGTCGATTCCAGGTACAGCTGTAATCTCCTCGAGGTTCTGCAGCGCCTCTTTGGTCTCGAGGATCAGTGCAATCAAAATGTTCCCATTAGCATTAGAAAAGTAGTCCAGGTTATCCATCGTGTAGTGCGACGCACGTAGAGGACCAAATCCCCGTGAGCCTTCGGGCGGATACCGAGTAGCATCGACAATAGTTTTGGCTTCAGCGGCAGTTTTTACCATTGGAACTAGGATGCCCATGCTCCCAGCATCAAGGACTCGCTGAATAAAGATTGCATCGCTGTTCGGTACGCGGACTATGGGGATGGTATCGGTTCCGTTCATCGCCATCAACATGTGTTCAACCCTGCCCATATCTATGGGGTTGTGTTCGGTCTCAATGGCAAGCCAGTCGTAGCCGGCGTGCGCCATCAATTCTGCCACGTTGGGGCTGCCCAAACCAAGTAGTGCTCCTAGAGTTGGCTGTCCCGCCTTCAGTTTTTCGCGAACCCAATTTTTACGCATCGCTTATATTTATTTGTAGAGACTATTCGAAAAGACGATATCCAGAGAACCTTTACTCCTCCAAGTAGCCTATAAGTTGAGCCTTGTTTGGCTTGTAATATACCAAGAGAGGACGTTTGTCTTTGCGGATGACGGTAAGTCACCCTCTTCCACACTACTAGGTGGAGGGTTTCCTCAGTTCAACAACTCGAAGTAACCGAGTTCAGCCATTCGGTTCAACCAGCGCTGCCGCTTGGGGTTTCCTTCTGGGTTCGCGAGCCATTCTTGTGGATAACCACATCCATACCCTTCTTGGGTCCTTCCGAATCGGACCGTTGCTCCTCTATTAGCTTCGGCGCGTTTGCGCAATGCAGCTTCTTCTTTTTCTCCCTGCGGATTATTGTAGTAAACGCATGTGGACATTCTTCTTCCAGCGGTACCACCACTACTTGCGTGCCAGCAACGCATATCAAATGCGACAACATCACCAGGATCTGACTTGCAAACATAGGCTGGAACCTCGGGTATTTCCAATTCGAGTGTAGGCAAGGTTAGGCGCACCCTGTCATGAAAGGCTCGATTGTGAGAGCCAGGAATGAGCCGGAGAGCACCCGAGTTGGCGTCTACTGGGTCGAGATAGAATGCGAACTTAACTCCAAAGGAATCCTCGTGGGGATCAGCATGGTGATCCGGATGCCATCGGGTATCACCCACATACCGATTAGCGTCTGTCCCGATGCCAATCACATCATCTCCGTAGAGCTGCTCGGCAACGTTGCAAAAGCGTGGGTCTTCCAGCAAACTGGCATAAAATGGCGTTCTCGGGTTCATCATATACGTCCAATAGCGCTCTTCACCAGTAAAGGGTTTATCTGAATAGACGAGGTTGAGTTCGGACTCATATTCATTTC encodes the following:
- the gltP gene encoding Proton/glutamate-aspartate symporter — translated: MNPFRWRLHWQILLALGLATVCVVIVRALGIENTDFSRGLEASCRFGGDLFKNALKMIVVPLIISSIISGMMSLGADRNVGRIGFKVLIYYGITGLLAILIGLFLVNTIRPGVVDESLSELIKGQAQDADEFIGKIEGRGPADIVGIVHRMFPPNIFQAATDNGQLLGIITFSLFFGFFISKLPERPRQFQFELWKSIQQVMMLITNLIIKFAPIGVFGLVTPIILRTGFDAILPLFKFFLTVLLGLSIHFFVTLGVLLKLVGRVQPFQHFRTMVPALLTAFSTASSASTLPVTMETVEKQAGVSPRTASFTLPLGATVNMDGTALYECVVVIFIGQIYGFEMGFSTQLTILVLALVTSVGVAGIPAASLVAITLILGVVGLPIEAVGLVWVTDRLLDMCRTSVNVFSDTCGAVIIAKSEGEKGIYGDEKVAPK
- the uvrB gene encoding UvrABC system protein B, translated to MKFQLQADYQPTGDQPQAIDALVRSVGEGNRYQTLLGVTGSGKTFTMANVIEALQRPTLIISHNKTLAAQLYSEFKGFFPNNAVEYFVSYYDYYQPEAYIPQTDTYIEKDSSINDEIERLRISATSSLISRQDVIVVASVSCIYGLGSPEDFSELMIPIQVEEKFGRDQFLERLVDNLYERNDIKFARGGFRVRGDTIDVFPAYMETAVRIEFWADTVESIKELDPLTGKTGQHFNGFHLYPANQFITPKHKIEQAKEGIRKELEDRVAEFEKNNRLLEAQRLRMRTEYDLEMLGEMGFCSGIENYSRHLSGRKAGERPWCLIDFFPKEFILIIDESHATVPQIGAMYRGDRSRKEKLVEYGFRLPSALDNRPLKVEEFNKMTGLTIFVSATPAAFEMQVSNTVVEQIIRPTGLLDPLIEVREAQGQVEDLIEEIHHAVKEGERVLVTTLTKRMSEDLTAYLRERAIRVEYLHSDIDAIERIEILRNLRRGDFDVLVGINLLREGLDLPEVALVAILDADKEGFLRNRTSLIQTAGRAARHERGRVILYADDLTESVRQTLEITNDRRKKQTEYNERHGIIPQSVKRGDQASLHVNDRVEDGDPVSVKKAGGDKEVAAVIAETESEMLEAADALEFERAALLRDQIDLLRKGRTDKSRKALRPSRYRR
- a CDS encoding 2-dehydro-3,6-dideoxy-6-sulfogluconate aldolase encodes the protein MRKNWVREKLKAGQPTLGALLGLGSPNVAELMAHAGYDWLAIETEHNPIDMGRVEHMLMAMNGTDTIPIVRVPNSDAIFIQRVLDAGSMGILVPMVKTAAEAKTIVDATRYPPEGSRGFGPLRASHYTMDNLDYFSNANGNILIALILETKEALQNLEEITAVPGIDALLVGAYDLCLSLGLNPMYQPFEEVDEAIAEALALCRKNKVAIGIGAGSPEELRQRHEQGFTFQTYGTDYMLLGNSARAGVDCFKRL
- the ilvB_1 gene encoding Acetolactate synthase large subunit; its protein translation is MAKITGARFIAETIQKIGISHVFFMPYIAPRALMEMERLGITRVQTHGEKPAAYMADAYARVRRGPGLCMAQSVGAVNLAAGLQDAYLACSPVVALTGRENQISQKRHAYQEVDHVGPFSAVTKYSAFVSHLEQLPFYLRQAFRSATSGTPGPVHLDMEGLAGQAVVEEKADLEVIIEEMFSHVPPLRPEAQIESIEKALQLLIRAMRPVIVAGGGVTASGSSAELVELAQKLSIPVATSLNAKAMFPCDHPLAVGVPGSYSRACANQVLCEADLVFFIGSHTGGQVTNGYTIPPQGTPIIQLDINPEELGRNYPIKVGLHGDVRNTLRRMITHTETTEPRTDWVKRVQALVKTWKESISNLYNSDVIPIRPERLCRELSESLPSDTILVSDTGHSGIWTGTMLDLRHSNQLYIRCAGSLGWGLPAAMGAKCASPDRPVLCFTGDGGIWYHLSELETAVRCGINTVTVVNNNHSLNQEKHGNEAIYGGQTFGSDELWLFGENDFAAIAESMGCVGITVRKPGDLSSALDRAFNSNRPVVVDVKTHLEGIAPQAWVPNQKVL